The Nothobranchius furzeri strain GRZ-AD chromosome 6, NfurGRZ-RIMD1, whole genome shotgun sequence genome includes a region encoding these proteins:
- the rdm1 gene encoding RAD52 motif-containing protein 1, with protein sequence MEVDVLEFRVPVENNKALFVWDISPALTEAQIYEGLFAVFSSFGPLYLLKVFHNAPLHPPGFYSLVKFYSAAHASKAQHQTNGLLLFHNSPLKVKQSSKQASHFQCGRSTPLSHSRCMELANHCLGYNGWTSDIITLKELSQDESEDEEDEVGGVRQKNLRFGCLMQLNFSQHGLTTRGAAVVEDSFSCTGPDVVLQRRCQLQRLVREKALVQAFSTVLLILLGNGKVMVELKQTQDPCVSAETEGVLQVNEFFCSEPQDDEEADNEEWDLTVS encoded by the exons ATGGAGGTGGACGTGCTGGAGTTCCGAGTTCCGGTGGAGAACAACAAAGCCTTGTTTGTGTGGGACATTTCGCCGGCTCTGACGGAAGCTCAGATCTAT GAGGGGCTGTTTGCTGTTTTCTCATCCTTCGGGCCTCTCTACCTGCTGAAGGTGTTTCATAACGCGCCACTCCACCCACCTGGTTTCTATTCGCTGGTGAAGTTCTACTCTGCTGCTCACGCCTCCAAGGCTCAGCATCAGACCAACGGACTCCTGCTGTTCCACAACTCCCCCCTCAAG GTGAAGCAGAGCTCAAAGCAGGCTTCTCACTTCCAGTGTGGCAGAAGCACACCTCTGAGCCACTCCCGCTGCATGGAACTGGCCAATCACTGCCTGGGTTACAACGGCTGGACCTCTGACATCATCACA CTGAAGGAGCTCAGCCAAGACGAAagtgaggatgaggaggatgaaGTGGGAGGAGTCAGACAGAAGAATCTGAGGTTCGGTTGTTTGATGCAGCTAAATTTCTCTCAACATGGACTGACGACCAGAGGAGCTGCGGTGGTTGAGGACAGCTTTAGCTGCACAG GTCCAGATGTTGTCCTCCAGAGAAGGTGTCAGCTGCAGAGGTTGGTCAGGGAGAAAGCTCTGGTTCAAGCCTTCTCCACAGTTCTGCTCATACTACTAG GAAATGGAAAAGTGATGGTAGAGCTGAAACAGACCCAAGATCCGTGTGTATCTGCTGAAACTGAAGGTGTCCTGCAG GTAAATGAGTTTTTCTGCTCAGAGCCTCAGGACGATGAAGAAGCTGACAATGAAGAGTGGGATCTGACCGTGTCATAG